In Candidatus Binataceae bacterium, the genomic stretch GCGCAGCAGGCGAGCCCGAAGAGCATGTACCAGATGCTCGACTTGCGCATCCAGTTGATCAACTCGTCGGTCTTGGTGGTCAGAACATAGTCCGGCAGGCTGTTCAGCAGGGGCATTTTCAGGACCCTCCAGCTATCAGTCTACGCTTCCGGTGAGAGGGTTGCTTGCGGGGACCTGCTTTACCCATTCGAGGTCGTGCTTGACCCAGACGTAGGCCAGTCCCACCAGCAGGATCAGCAGAAAGATGAGCAGTTCGGCGAGCGCGAACAGCCGCTGACCGTGGCGCACCCAGTCGGAAAACACGACCGCGACCGGGTAGATAAAGGCGATCTCGACTTCGAAGATCACGAAAACCAGCGCGATCAGATAGAAGCGAACGTTGAAGTTTATCCAGGCGCGGCCGGTAGGTGGTTCGCCGCACTCGTAGGTCATCAGCTTGCGCGCGTGCGGATTACTCGGCGCGAGCAGTTTCTGCAGGCCGATCAGCAGCGCCGAGACGCCAAGCGCCAGGATAGTGAGGGCAAGGGCGACGCTGAACTGAAAGTACATAGCCTTTACATCTGCGGCCGCGCGTGGCGACCCTGCGACACTCAGCGCACGCGGCTATCGATAATCCTCATCTAGTTGGCGAAGATCAGACTGTCAACTCAGCCTGTCAACATGGGGATCCGCCGAAGAGCGGAAAAATGGAGGCTCCGCTCAGGAGCGGAATCGTCCGCGCATCACGAATTCCGTTTGCGGCTTGCGCACGCGCGGCGCAAGCTCGCGCTGGCGCAGCGATTCGGAAAGCGCCGCCGGATCGCCCGGATAGCCCGCGGCGATCGCGGCCACCGGCTCGTAGTCTTCGGGCACGCCGTAAAGCTCGCGCACCTTGTCGGGATAGAAACCGGCCATCGGATGCGCGAACAGCCCCATCGCGGTCGCCTGCAGAATCAGCTGCGCTGTCGCCAGCCCGACGTCGTGGATCGCGTGGCGGTTCGGCTTGCCGTTCTGGGCGAAATTCAGTCGCGCCACCGACACCATCAACACCGGCGCATGGGAAGCCCAGGCCTGGTTGCCCTCGACCAGGCAGCCGAGCAGGCGCGCGAACTCGGCCGCATCGTCGCGCGTGGCCACAATAAAGCTCCACGGCTGTTCGTTGTAGCAGGAGGCCGACCAGCGTGCCGCCTCGAACATGCTCGCGAGCTTCTCCGGCTCGACCGGACGCTCCGAGAACGCCCGCGGACCCCATCGCCGCCGGAGCACGTCTTCGATCGGATAGTCCGTCTCTGCCGGCTTTTGCATGGATCAAATTACCGTGGTACCGGCAGGTTCCTCGATCACGCGGTTTTCGATATGGCCGATTTTCTCAATCTCGATCCGCACCACGTCGCCGGCCTTGAGCCAGCGCGGCGGCTTCATCGCCAGGGCCACGCCCGACGGGGTTCCGGTCGAGACGATCAGACCGGGCTCGAGCGTGCACACGGTCGAGAGCGTCTCGATGATCGAGAAGCAGTCGAAAATCAGATGGCGTGTGTTCGAGTGCTGACGCACCTCGCCGTTGACCAGCGTGCGCAAGTCGAGCGCGTGCGGATCGCCGATTTCGTCCGGCGTCACGATCCACGGACCGGTGGGACCATGCGTGTCCCAGGACTTGCCGAGCGTCATCGTGGCTGACTTGCGCTGCCAGTCGCGCACGCTCACGTCGTTGATGATCATATAGCCGCCGATAACCTCGTGTGCGCGATCGCGCGGCACGTGACGGCAGCGCCGGCCAATTACAAAGCCGAGTTCGCCTTCATAGTCGAGCGCCTCGGACGCGCGCGGCCGATGAATCGGATCGTAGGGTCCGTTGACGCAGGTGATCTGCTTGTTGAAGAAGATCGGAAACGTGGGACGCTCGCGCCCTGTTTCTCCAATATGGTCGGCGTAGTTAAGGCCGATCGCGAGGAATTCCGGCGGACGCCTAACCGGGGCTTCGAGCCTGACCTGGCCAAGCGGAATCCGGCTTTTTCCCGCCGCCGCAGACGCGCGCGCGCGATCCATCGCACCTGCGCCGGCCGCGAGCAGCGCCGCCATCTCGCGCGGCAGTTCCGGAGCCGCCGCGGCCAGGTCGACCACCGCGTCCTCAACCACGACGCCGATTCGCGTGCTTCCCTGATGGGTAAAGGTTGCGAGCTTCATCTCATTTCCCCCGGCCCGCGCAGGCGCGCGAGCGCTAAACGATACGGGCGGCGCGAGCGCGCGAGCCGCCGCGACCGCCAACCTGATGCGTTCACTTCACACGCTTGAGGAGAGGCTCGAGCACTTCGGCGCGCAGCCATGCGCCGTGCTTGTCCGCACACGCCATCATCGCAACCCCCGCGCGCGTCTCCGCCACCAGCGGCTTGCGGCACTGCGGACATAACGCCGCCTCACCCTTTTTGCGCAGCTTCTCGAGCAGTTCCTGGTCGTGCTGATGCGCCCATTGCTCTTCGCGCGCATGTTCCACGTCGCGAAGCTTCTCACCGAGGCGATCTTTTTCGTCCATTTCTCCCTCTGCCCCGCCTTTTTCCCGGTTCCGCGCGTAGTCCCCTCGAGTCTCCGTTGATGCATCCGCGATTCGGCACGCGGCGCGGGACCTGCTTACTGCATTTCCTTGATCAGCTTGCCGCTGCGCGCTTTTTCGACCGTCTCCTCGAATTTAGATCCGAGGTCGGCGCCCATTTCCTTGGCGCGCTTTTTGGCCCACAGGCCGACGTTGCGCGAATCGCGATAGAACGATTCGTCGCGCGGCTTCGAGGTATCGAACTCCGCCAGACGCGAGGCCTCGCTCGAAACCACGGCAAACGACGACATCACGCGCTTAAGCCGCCCCGCACCACACGCGGGACAGACGGGCCGCTCGCGCCGACGCGAACCCATCACGACGTGCGAGCTTATCCTTGCGCAGGCCGCGCATTCGTACTCGTAAATCGGCATCGCAATGACAATAACTCCGCCCAGTGAAGCGGGCAAACCGCGGCCCCGTCGATTCCGCCGGATACCCGCCTGACCGGCCCGCGCCCATTGTCATCAAACTGCGGGCGTTGCTACCATTCCGCAGCGATTTCGCGGCGCTTGAGCCGGATTCGGCAAGGAGAGACGACGATGAAGCTTTACGATTACAAGATGGCGCCCAACCCGCGGCGCGTGAGAATCTTCCTTGCCGAAAAAGGCGTCCAGCTTCCCGACGAACAGATCGATCTCGCCAAGGCGCAGAATCGCAGCCCCGAGTTCCTGAAGATCAATCCGTTCGGCGGAGTCCCGGTGCTGCAACTCGACGACGGCACGATACTTGCCGAGACGGTCGCGATCTGCCGCTACTTCGAAGAGACCCATCCCGAGACGCGACTGATGGGTACCGACGCCCGCGACAAGGCGCTCGTCGAGATGTGGCAGCGGCGGATGGAACTGTACCTGTTCACACCGGTAACCGGGGCATTTCGCAACACCTCGGATTTCTTCAAGGGACGCATCCCGCAGGTGCCCGAGTACGGCGAGGTCTGCCGCCAGGCGGCGGAGAAGATGTTCGGGATGATCGACGGCTTCCTGGCCGACAGCAAATTCATCGCCGGCGAGCGTTACACTATCGCGGACATCACGGCGCTGGTGGCGATCGATTTTGCCCGCCTGGTCAAGCTGCGGATAGTGCCCGAGCAGAAGAACCTAGCGCGATGGTACGAGGCGGTGTCTTCACGTCCGAGCGCCAAAGCCTAGAGTTTTCGGACAAGCCGGGTTCGCAGGAAGCGAGGCCGTAGCTTGTCTGCCGGCCTCGCTGCGGTTCATCGCCGTTCGGCCGCAGGCGGACCGTATTTCAAAGCGCGGGACTCCAGTTCATACAGTGCGGGCGGGCCGTCGCCGCCGGCCAGACCGGACTGCATCACGAGTTTCATGCGATCGCGGAGCGCAGGGGCCACCTGCGCGAGTTCGCGCGGACGGGCAACGACGTATATCGGACGATCGGCGGCCAAATCGGCGCTCAAAACAGCAGGGTCGGCAAGGTCGAGGCCCCAGATTCCGCGACCGTAATAGAAGGACAACTCGTAGTCGTGGCCATGCGCGACGTAAA encodes the following:
- a CDS encoding NADH-quinone oxidoreductase subunit A, whose translation is MYFQFSVALALTILALGVSALLIGLQKLLAPSNPHARKLMTYECGEPPTGRAWINFNVRFYLIALVFVIFEVEIAFIYPVAVVFSDWVRHGQRLFALAELLIFLLILLVGLAYVWVKHDLEWVKQVPASNPLTGSVD
- a CDS encoding nitroreductase family protein produces the protein MQKPAETDYPIEDVLRRRWGPRAFSERPVEPEKLASMFEAARWSASCYNEQPWSFIVATRDDAAEFARLLGCLVEGNQAWASHAPVLMVSVARLNFAQNGKPNRHAIHDVGLATAQLILQATAMGLFAHPMAGFYPDKVRELYGVPEDYEPVAAIAAGYPGDPAALSESLRQRELAPRVRKPQTEFVMRGRFRS
- a CDS encoding fumarylacetoacetate hydrolase family protein, with protein sequence MKLATFTHQGSTRIGVVVEDAVVDLAAAAPELPREMAALLAAGAGAMDRARASAAAGKSRIPLGQVRLEAPVRRPPEFLAIGLNYADHIGETGRERPTFPIFFNKQITCVNGPYDPIHRPRASEALDYEGELGFVIGRRCRHVPRDRAHEVIGGYMIINDVSVRDWQRKSATMTLGKSWDTHGPTGPWIVTPDEIGDPHALDLRTLVNGEVRQHSNTRHLIFDCFSIIETLSTVCTLEPGLIVSTGTPSGVALAMKPPRWLKAGDVVRIEIEKIGHIENRVIEEPAGTTVI
- a CDS encoding zinc ribbon domain-containing protein, with product MPIYEYECAACARISSHVVMGSRRRERPVCPACGAGRLKRVMSSFAVVSSEASRLAEFDTSKPRDESFYRDSRNVGLWAKKRAKEMGADLGSKFEETVEKARSGKLIKEMQ
- a CDS encoding glutathione S-transferase family protein, with the translated sequence MKLYDYKMAPNPRRVRIFLAEKGVQLPDEQIDLAKAQNRSPEFLKINPFGGVPVLQLDDGTILAETVAICRYFEETHPETRLMGTDARDKALVEMWQRRMELYLFTPVTGAFRNTSDFFKGRIPQVPEYGEVCRQAAEKMFGMIDGFLADSKFIAGERYTIADITALVAIDFARLVKLRIVPEQKNLARWYEAVSSRPSAKA